One genomic region from Nymphaea colorata isolate Beijing-Zhang1983 chromosome 10, ASM883128v2, whole genome shotgun sequence encodes:
- the LOC116263058 gene encoding peroxidase 5-like translates to MAPYFSTHARLSLLGSLALACCLLMEVAAWAALAQAHGLRVDYYKHTCPSAEAVVRQTVAKAVARDSGAPAGLLRLHFHDCFVRGCDASVLLDSTPDNTAEKDSPINNPSLTGFDVIDEAKSILETQCPQVVSCADIVAFAARDSVHIAGGFYYPVPAGRRDGLVSMESEVVENLPMAFFDVKQLEENFARKGLSLEDMVTLSGAHTIGDSHCSSFSDRLYDFNSMNASDPSLDPKYVSYLKTKCPAPDSAQDPTVPLDVTTPKRLDNKYYVNLKYHRGLLSSDQALMDRADTARMVHANINRGSMWAHKFSESMVRMGSIQVLTGSQGQIRKSCRVVN, encoded by the exons ATGGCTCCTTACTTCTCCACTCATGCCCGTCTCTCCTTGCTTGGTAGCTTGGCACTTGCCTGCTGCCTCCTCATGGAGGTCGCCGCCTGGGCTGCTTTAGCTCAGGCCCACGGCCTGCGCGTCGATTACTATAAGCACACCTGCCCTTCCGCTGAGGCAGTGGTGCGGCAGACCGTCGCCAAGGCCGTTGCTCGTGATTCCGGCGCACCAGCCGGCCTCCTCAGGTTGCATTTCCACGACTGCTTCGTCAGG GGTTGTGATGCATCTGTGCTGCTGGACTCTACACCGGACAACACAGCCGAGAAGGATTCTCCTATAAACAACCCCAGCCTCACCGGCTTCGACGTCATCGATGAAGCCAAATCCATCTTGGAGACCCAGTGCCCGCAAGTGGTGTCTTGTGCCGACATCGTTGCCTTTGCTGCCCGGGATTCCGTCCACATCGCTGGCGGATTTTACTATCCGGTGCCGGCAGGGCGACGGGACGGCCTCGTCTCCATGGAATCTGAAGTCGTCGAGAACTTGCCGATGGCATTCTTCGACGTCAAGCAGTTGGAAGAGAACTTTGCACGGAAGGGCCTTTCTCTCGAGGACATGGTCACGCTATCTGGTGCGCACACGATCGGGGACTCCCACTGCTCATCGTTTTCAGATAGGCTCTATGACTTCAACTCCATGAATGCCTCGGATCCGTCCTTGGACCCCAAGTACGTGTCGTATCTGAAAACAAAGTGTCCAGCTCCGGACTCGGCGCAGGATCCGACAGTACCATTGGACGTGACGACGCCAAAGAGACTGGATAACAAGTACTACGTGAACCTCAAGTACCACCGTGGCCTCCTCTCGTCGGACCAAGCACTGATGGATAGGGCAGACACGGCCAGGATGGTCCATGCCAACATCAACCGTGGCTCCATGTGGGCGCATAAATTTTCTGAATCGATGGTTCGGATGGGCTCAATCCAGGTGCTCACTGGTTCGCAGGGGCAGATCAGAAAGTCCTGCAGAGTTGTCAACTGA